One genomic segment of Rubeoparvulum massiliense includes these proteins:
- the rpsA gene encoding 30S ribosomal protein S1, with the protein MVEEMNQEHTEVKILEVGDEIKGTVTKIEEKQALVDVGYKVDAILPISEVSNLHIETIGDILHEGDEAMFVVKKVTDEELVISKRMYDSEKAWDELQSKLTADEVFEVVVADVVKGGLVVDVGLRGFIPASLVERHFVEDFGDYKGRTLRVKVVELDKENNKVILSQKAVLDEEYEQEKLKVYDTLKEGSIVEGTVQRLTDFGAFVDVGGVDGLVHISEMAWHHVEKPSDMVKEGDKVQVKVLKVDKTEERISLSMKAAQASPWDQAGEKFHVGDVVQGTVKRLVPFGAFVELLPGVEGLVHISQISHKHIGTPSEVLKEEEVVDVKVLDVNIAEKRISLSIRELLQEEPKPEPKAAPVVPTVNEEGMNYTLGERFAGLEALKNKLK; encoded by the coding sequence ATGGTCGAAGAAATGAATCAAGAGCACACAGAGGTAAAAATCTTGGAAGTGGGAGATGAAATTAAAGGTACTGTTACAAAGATTGAAGAAAAACAAGCTTTGGTCGATGTGGGATACAAGGTAGATGCGATCCTACCAATTAGCGAAGTCTCTAACCTACATATCGAGACGATTGGCGATATACTCCATGAAGGCGACGAGGCCATGTTTGTGGTAAAGAAGGTGACCGATGAAGAATTGGTGATCTCCAAACGGATGTATGATAGTGAGAAGGCCTGGGACGAGTTACAGTCCAAGCTTACAGCCGATGAAGTGTTTGAAGTGGTTGTAGCAGATGTTGTCAAGGGTGGACTTGTTGTTGATGTAGGTCTTCGTGGCTTTATCCCAGCATCCCTTGTTGAACGTCACTTCGTTGAGGATTTTGGCGATTACAAAGGTCGCACTCTCCGTGTTAAGGTCGTTGAGTTAGATAAAGAGAATAATAAGGTGATTCTATCCCAGAAAGCGGTTCTCGATGAAGAATACGAGCAAGAGAAATTGAAGGTGTATGACACCCTAAAAGAAGGTAGTATTGTTGAAGGAACCGTTCAACGCTTAACTGACTTTGGTGCATTCGTTGATGTAGGCGGCGTTGATGGACTTGTTCATATCTCCGAAATGGCTTGGCATCATGTTGAGAAACCATCTGACATGGTGAAGGAAGGCGACAAGGTTCAAGTGAAGGTTCTTAAAGTTGATAAGACTGAGGAACGGATTAGCCTCAGTATGAAGGCTGCACAAGCTAGCCCTTGGGATCAAGCTGGTGAAAAGTTTCATGTAGGAGATGTGGTTCAAGGAACTGTTAAACGCCTTGTTCCATTCGGTGCTTTTGTGGAATTGCTTCCTGGCGTTGAAGGCCTCGTTCATATTTCGCAAATCTCTCACAAGCATATCGGTACTCCATCTGAAGTATTAAAAGAAGAAGAAGTAGTTGATGTGAAGGTTTTAGATGTGAACATTGCTGAAAAACGCATCAGCCTTTCCATTCGTGAACTCCTTCAAGAAGAACCAAAGCCCGAACCAAAAGCTGCGCCTGTAGTACCCACTGTAAATGAAGAGGGCATGAACTACACATTAGGCGAACGTTTTGCTGGTTTAGAGGCTCTAAAGAACAAATTAAAATAA